GGGGAGAAAGAGCAATATAAGATTTCTCACTTACAACGCCTCTTGTCGATAACCTAAAGGGTTCCTAAAGCTGTAGGTGGTGGACAGAGAGATACCAACAATAGCAGCAGGCAGACCTAGACATAGCAATATTTGAtcaaacttattattattaaatggtaTTATTGTCCTCCTTAAGTCCTCCTTAAAGTtcatctttaataataaaaataaatgaataaatagttaaatgtcATCTTTAGCAAATTTCAAATAGAATATCCATTTCCATAGTATCACTGTATGACTGATTTCATAGTATCagaattttacaattaaatataacatatgtaATACCGTATATTATTCATTCATGACTTTTAATatcagtgtgtatatatgtacccCAGCCGACAGTCATGGCGATGGTGCGGAAAGCTTTGGGCGGACCGTTGAGGGCATTTCTaatgaggaaaaacacatgAGCCGCATACAAGATGTTCCAGGCAAACGTGGACAGCAGGAAGTACTGCAGCAGGGCTGTGATCGCCGTACAAGGACCCTGATCGACTGTCTCCTGCACATCTGAAGAAGGAATAACGTTCTTCTCTGAAACCGATGAGCTCTGGACCGGATTGTTGATCCCAAAAATGAAGAGAAGGTAGTAGGTGGTCATGCAGATACAGATGTTCACCAAGAGCATGGTGGAGATGGCTCCTCTTTGTTTCCTGtagaaattgtgaaaaaaattttttaaatctaaatacaaTGTTGCCTGTTCCACAAACCAGCTCTATGAATTTAGCATTGGTTGCTGGACATCATGCAATAGAAATACATGATctgcaagaaataaaaaaaacagtattgtaTGTTTTCCAATTACTtgttttccaataaaaatattacaaatacacagATAATAAATTCTGGCTAGGATGGATactgataattattttatttttatggtcaATAACTCACACGTgcctaatattaatttatttatattttttccaaataaataaaaaaagtttaataattttaaacgcTAAAggtaaattacattacaattattatacttaaaatataaacaaataaacaatggacaaatatgcttatttttctatgaaaacattttattctgttacattttacatttttataatttttacatttactgtgaTTAAGaatgtttcagtatttttactggaaaataagacaaaaatattatttaaaaggtaTATTTTGCTCAGCATATTAGTAGACGGAACTACCCTAAATATTGCAACATTTGAATATGGTTCATTTAACAGTATGAAACACTGCATAatgacatattattattttaccatggtacagtacagtaaatgtcaattttttcttaaatatatccATTACTGTTACCTGGTCTTAATTTGATAAACTGCAGTGAGGACCAAACCCACAATAGACAGACTGCATCCCACAATACTGATCCAGTTTAAAGCCTCAGAATAAGTGTAGTCTGCTCTAAAGCTCTGCAAAGAGAGAGAcatcttaaaaacaaatatgctgTATACAGTTCACCTACGTTCACCAAGCATTAAAGTGCACAAAATCTTTACTAATGACCATATTAGGTAAGCTAACATAACAAATAAAGTTAGTTTAGCATCATGTTAATGGCAGATTTTCTTGAAATCAGTTAAAAGTCATGTTCTCTATGTCCTATAAGCAATTTACTGCATATATAGAGAGTTTCTACAGAAAATTATGTTGCATTATGCCGTCTATCTAGGCAGCTCTAGCGTTTAAAGCAGTTCttgttaaatatgtatgtgaTACTAACCACAAGAACTGCAAAGTTGGTGGTGTGGTTACATTTGCAATGCACTCCATTGGCATCACGTATTTTGACGCAGCCCTCTGTTCTCCAGTCGCTATAAGCATAGTcccaaaacacacatgcaaagtCATAAGATGTTGAAATATTCTGAAAACATAAAGACATAACATATTACATACACAGAGCTTCGGAAAATCTGGCATTTCACAACATGGGAGACAGAACCTTGCTCCGATTACCAGACAAAACTTAGAGATGACTTAAAATTCCACACTagagaaatattataaaatcaaGTCATCAACCAAATCTATTAGTTCATTGGGTAGTTTAGATACAACAGCTTTTTGGTAactataaatagtaaaaaaaaaaataaaagagggCCAAAGACAGAACCCTGAGGTACACCAGAACTTATGGAGTTGGTGGATGATTTGTGCTTCTGGTATGTAATTAATGGTTGCCTCCCTGTAAAATGACTGGAAAACCAGTCAACCAATTGCTGAAAAACCATGAGAGGAGTATCTCATGACAAATGGTGTCAAAAGCTGAGCTGAGGTCTAACAGAAGGAAAGATAGCCAGAATCAGGCAAAGAGAAGATAGCTAAGAACCTTAACCAAGGCTGTTTCAGTACTGTTTAATGGACAAAAGTCAGACTGGAATATGCTGTTAAGCAGTCCTTTAACTAGGAAGcaacaactttttctaatatcttAAATAGAAAAGATCGTTTTGAAATTGGGGGTCAAAGTTAAATAATATGACAACTTGTCATACCTGATCCTCATGACCTTGACAGGGTTTATTTCGTATGTAGGTGTTTTATTGACTAATAACACGAGTGATTCAGGAGCTTCTGTATGTTATGTAATCATTACAAGATGATCATTTACCTCAGGCATGATGCTGAACTCCACGTTATCAAGCAAGCTTTTGTCCGTGAGGCTGGCAGACACCACTCTTCTCTTGGTATCGAGTTCACTCTTAAATTGTTTGGAGTTGAaaaattgatcattttcatAAAGCACCACTCCAATACTGAGATTTCTGTTCCCTATGGGAAAAAAGAGGGGACAAAAAAACGTATATTCAAAACTTTGACTTTTAATTCTCTCCCGCAAAATGAGAACAGAAACACAAACGTTACCACTGTCGTTCTGGGAATCATTCTGCAGTTTGATATTTAACAGGAGATCATTGGAATTCTCTGACAGTCCTAGTGAAATGCATCTCAGTTTAGTTTAAGAAGTAGACAAGTGTTTCTAATATCAACAAATACGTAGAGTAATAACATTTGAAGCTTTACATGAGGTTTTGATACTGACCTGTTACATTGTAGAATTGCACTTGTTCATAGGTCCAGTTTGACAATTTGATGCTTTGCACCACTAGGTTTGGTTGCACTAGTACACCAGAGTTAATGTTAATCATGTTCAAAGCAAAATCCTCCAAAGTCTTTGTGAGACtacagaaataatacaaaaagcaaACCTTAAACACATGTCCATGCTAACAGTAACGTTGAAGATGAACAACAATGATTAGAATTAGTGATTTAGTACTTTTCTCCAGTACAAAATCAAGAAGTAAAGTTTACCATGGTATCTATTTTTTCTGGAGCTGAAGTTgagttaatatataaaaaatacaaatgttatggaaggaagaaataaataaataatgcccTCAGCCCGTActtttcggtaacactttattttaaggtgtcataatacaaAGAAATTACCTAATTAGTTATTTAGTAGTAGCTGTGGTACTTACACGAAACATAACCatgtacttaccatgtaactaagttatggaacagtctgtacttacagtttgtaagtatgtagatgtaacaggcaaAATATCTTACAGACCAAGTCTGTTAAACAGCTACttttacacttaagtacaaactctatacactttattttaaaggctcttgttggtcaccattgacttctatagtatttttttccctactgtggaagtcaatggtgagccaaaacagtctggttatgtactttcttcaaaatatcttcctttgttggtgttcagcaaaacaaagaaattcattcaggtttggaactacttgagggtgagtactcctttaagtacaatcttgatatACTTTAATTGAAGTAGCTTATGTTTGTGTACCTACATTTATAACTATGTTGTATTAAGTCTGCAACACACATGTGACGATCTTTTTGTTaaataagtagctgtgtaacagacttaGTTGCTTGCAGCTGTTTGTGAAATCTGCAGAGCTACAAAGCTCAAAGTCTTCCACATGACGATTTATTCTATATGAAAGACAATGCTGATCCAGACCCGGCTGAAATTCctcattaaaacaatatttttttccctactTTTTTGCTGTTACACCTGTCAgctacacacacagacacacgcacccAATGTAAAAGCATTTCTTAAAGATCTCTTTAtaattaagatatatatattttttttttacatgtaattgcttttgttattataaGACATTTAGTGTTCAGTGTGGGACAGGTATGTTTGAAGTATAAATACCTCTCAAAAGCACCATAGGTGTCTTCAGAGTATTGGTTTTTATCAGTTTGCATGAGCTGACTGATGGTGCCCACCACTGATTCTGCAACTAACTGCAATAAagatatatgtttaataatattagaCTGATAGCACATTGCTACATCTACATTGGTTTATTCACACTGTAAGTTATACACACTAACAATTTTCTTGCCTGTACATTCTTACCTCATTTACCATGGTGCCAGACAGGAGATTAGTGATGATCGTAGCAGCTGAGGTGATGTTTTGGGACGTCAGCTGCTCGGGTTTGGACGCAATCATCTGGACACTGGAGgcaatgtttatattttcttcaAGAGTCCCCTAAACAAAACAATCATAGCCAATTTGTTCAAATCTATTGTCTTATCAAAGGCACTTTAAAATGCACTCAAAATGGCAGAGTTTAAACTGTTGACTCAATGATGACTCCAGCAAACCAAATAAAGTTGTAATAagttgtatgtatatatatatatatatatatatatatatatatatatatatatatatatatatatatatatatatatataatatatatatgtataatatgaaTGTGATGTTAAATATGTCAGTCAATGCCTATATTAAACTTCATAGATGTAAATACGAACGTTAGCTTTGCTTTCAAACACTTCCAGATTCAAGCCACAGTCCAGAAGTTTAAGTCCGCCAAATGCATGGAAAAGTGTTAAGTTCAAACACTGAGCTGAACCCAAAGGAACACCAGCTACAGaagacataaaatacataattaaagaCATACCTAGACTCAAATAGTTGCAATTTGGCATATTCTAATATGTACTCCTGATGCAAATGAAGTTAAATAACTGTACTATAAATCCCTGCTACATTTCATTTGTGTATAGTTTAGCTATACAAGCTAGCTAAAGGATCTGAGATCTGATGGCtatatcctttttttattacttcCACCAATGcttatatatagtgtttttgtatttatgataTGTTCATTTGTAATACTGCATACCACTGGCTGTTCCTGGAGGGCAAAGCTGAGTTGAAAAACTAATCTGACCGATCGCGGCGAGTGGGAAGGTCAAACCGTTGAGTGTTTCCTCTGGACAGGTATTACCTGCAACAAAGCTAATTTGTTAGCCGCATCCAAAACTTGAAAACTTCTTACTTATAGGCCAGAATTTAAGAAAACTCTTCTGAAATGCATACCTGTAGGTTGAGAAGTGGTTAAAAGTTGGTTAGGAGTGGTAGCTGATGCTGTCGAAGGGGTTAAAGTGGTAGTTGAGGGTGCTGGGGTGGTCATAGTACTTAATGCCGTGGTAGTAGGGATAATAGTAGTGGTAATAGGGGTGGTTGTAGACTGGGTATTAGTGGTCTGGGTAGTAGTGATAGTAGGGTTGGATGTGGTAACAGGGGTGGATATTGACTGGGTAGTAGTGGTAATAGTGGTAATAGTGGTAATAGTGGTGGGAATGGACTGGGTAGTAGTGGTAGTGGTAGCAGCGCCACCAGAGTTTAAACTCCCAAACAAAAGCTCATGTGTTAAATTTGTAAACACTGTAgcagaagaaataaaattagtttAGATGTGCAccgtatatatttttgtacaatatgactttgtatattgttttttaaaccactttaaataATATGGGAAGCCCTTCCTCTCTATACTTCGTACAAAGGAAACGTTTCATATTACCTAGAATTATTATAAGTACCCACTTTTTTGCGGAACCCAGTAATGGTTTTAGTTCCCCCATTCGGACCATGCATTCCATCAGAAGGTCTTATCCCTCCAGAGCAAAAGCTTTGAATGGTTAAGGGGTGTACAGGACCAAACAACAAGTGTCTATCAGTTCTACCCTTCGATATCCTTTATTTCAAAGAGCACTTTATAGCGGCCAGTTTTGAGTTCTTCGGTTGGGAATGGTAGCAAATGGCAGCCATGATTGCTTTAATTTTGAAGTGCCTTTCGCAGAGCGATATATTCCATTTGAGTTCGGCAGAACTACCAGTGATGTAAGTGTACACTGATTGGCCAAATGCATATGActctgcattttttaaaagccatgtaaaaatatttactgcatGAATATGGAAAGCAGCACTAacggcatttatttgttttctacaGCGTAGTGTTCTTTTCTAAGCATCCATGATATGTAACACTTAAAGTTGTTGAGATTTAGTCAGacttccatgtttttttttttaattcacataaattgtgcatttaaatttcATCTGTTATTACGAAACCCAAGACACACAATTAAAACAGCGCTGATCGCGTCCTCAATTCACTGGTTGTTGATATTTGTAAATGGTTTGAATAAAAACGTAGCTGTCGATCGCTTCTGAAAAGAATGGTTCTTAATTGATGCATTGATGGTTCAGTGAAGAACTTTTAACATCTCCAAAACCTTTTCATTGCACAAAAAGTTctttaaactttatataaatgataggGACTACATatttacactcttaaaaaataaCGGTTCCAAATAGAGGTTTTTGCAGCAATGCCATTATAGAACCTTTTTTGTTTCCGCAACCTTCAAAGaacatttttagacttttttttttatctaaaggatggtcaaatatatataaattcatatcaTCATattgaaaaatttattttactacaaggttcacaaaaaaaaaaaacataaggaTCGAAAACTATGTCTAAAGCTATatgtctaattaattaaacaaactaacaaaaaaactctgccttacatttattttcctgaAAGTTAATCTGTAATGTTACATTACCTGAAAGAAATATGAGCAGCAGCATGAAGTGATCCATCATCGTCCCATTAAAGATCCAGATCTTGTTCTCAAAAATGTCTGGTTATGACTTATGTAGGGGGATCTCAGATGTCGAAGTTGACATgacatatttgcatttttaaggggggaaaaaaaagctatggAGACAGTAACACGCAATGTTTtgcaaaaaccaaaaatgacaagaaaCATGTTGGGTTGGGCAGGTTGTATCACTTTCCTGCACGTCTAATAAGTACATGTCTTGGCTTCATAACTAGTCTGAATAATGGTGTAGTTGTTATGGAAATGTaggcttttaaaaaacaagtgAATGTAACCcataaaaatggctttctttatttagataaaaacaCCTTCATACTTAGAAAGTCAATCTGTACATCCTTTGCATTTTAAGCCTTTCAATCTCTCAAATGTGCGTAGACGGATAATGATAGCATATGAATAATATGACATTTGTATACACAACCTAACATCTTTTTACATAAGAACAAATCTTTGTTGAATGTCCGGGAGAGATTCAAAGCAGGCACGCGCACTTGAATAATATCACAACGTGACTATGCGTGCTTGCACACTGTCATTGTGCCACTGTCAAACAAACTCATTTCAAGTCCAAATAAACACCGCATTGTGTAAAAGATTGGCGCGTGTCATCTATTTAAAGATAAAGTACTTTTCTCTCAACTTAATTTTGTTATTCAAAGCGAGCCTTTTATTAGATGCAAATAGCTTTACATCATCTCTACACGGTAATGCAATCTAATGGCCGAAAGCCCAAACTcccaaaagcagaaaaacattATGATTAAGAAATGCTTCTGCctttatattgcaatattttaagcaaaactgtgctacTACTCTGGTAATTACGCCTTCACGgtctgctcttactggtggaatgttCAATCAATTTGAAtcaattcaaatgatttttttaaaaaggagcaaatcaaatcaatcaatcaatcaatcatttttatttatatagcgcttttaacaacacaggttgcatcaaagcactgtacagtataatgtagaaatgACTTTTGAGTGAATTaatgattcagattcagattcaaaacaaaaacggcATTCTTGACTATTAATGAGCTGAATTGGCTCAGACTTCTAGACATGAAGATTTATATGATACTCAACAGTGatgataaataatttttcatactGGATTGCATGATTGTAGATATTCATACACTGCTTcttgatgtctgtgtgtgttaaatatttatatgcattacatacattttaaatgaattcattctAACTGTTAACCTGTTGGTTACATAAAACCTAagcatacatacaaaaaatttACTTTGATAGCACAGCTGATGATGGCTGCACTGATTTCTCTGCTTCTCAACAGAGAGAGGTCAAACATAATAAGTTTAAGGTTAAGagtctgtcacgaatgaggggtctgaggcgtgcggatccatgtgcaggcttttattgagcaaaggcatggtcaaaacaggcaggcatcaaacagggcgaacaggagtatcagaggcaaggcaacaacaaaatccaaatacaggcagaggtcgggtcaagcagcaaacaatcacagaatcagaagacaggcagggtcaaaaccaaggaatctATAACTCGGGAAACACTCGGAAACTCAGGAACAACAATagtacaggcgaacaatgcaacctgcaggtgaggggcctgctacagCATTTATAGTGTtctaacaggaagtagcagcagagggagtgatcacagatcacccagaggtaagagcttcctctgctggcttggtgacagagcccaactaaaacaaacactgatctCCATGATGGTGACATTATTTTAACCAAGAAAACATTATCGTCTGAACCAACAGGAGGTGTTCCTCACTAATAGacaatcatcatttaattagtcacttaattatctcattaactttaaGTCTTTAACCTTTTAGAAGTCATCAGCAAAGTACTCAAAGGTAATAAGATGCTGTACTCATACCCAACACTGCAAGTTTAATGCAAGTGTCTAATGTGTCATTGACTGACTGGTTTCCGGTAATAAAGTGGATCTGGTAGTTTGTTGCCATTGTGGAGCTTGGTAATTTGAGCTGGCAGCAGAGTGAGAAGATACCTCCTTTCTGGAGTTGGTTGGGTGACACTCACCAGAGAATTCTTTGGACGAATTGGGCATGGCAAACGCATATGCCCACCAGCTGACAGGTGAATAAATCTTTCTGATCCATAACTGGAGAGACAGCTAAAATTTGGGGTTCCAAACCTTGTCGGTATGTCGTCATCAGCGACTTCTCAGTGAATATTCTTGGATTGTCATAGTACGTTGTGTGAGGTAGTACAGCTGTTCACCCACGACAGTATCCCCATCAGCTCTTCCAAACACCTCCTTGAAGTGAGAAATGATATTCTAAACAGATCATGTAGCCGGGCCAGCCTGGGCCTATATCATCCTTGCCTATTGGAATGCAGCTCCAGACAGTAGCGAGATCATATATACTTTCTTAGCTTGATCTGAAGGACACAGTTGAGATTGCATGGTGAAAACGAGCAAGCATTGCAGCGGAAACCCATTGCACTCATCCGCCTTACCAGAGTAGGGTGGCAGTTGGGCCATTGGACTGTTGAATGACGGTGGCAAAGAAGTGCTCAGTGCTGGCAGATTGCTGACAGGTGATTCCAGTGGTGATGTGGAGACTCGTGGATGCTGGAGCACTCTGCAAAGTAAATCCAAGCGTTCCTGGAATTAATCGACTGTACTCATACTGAGTCAGCATTGTTGGTCTGGTCTTCAGTTACAAAATGGACCTAGACACTGGTAGgtgaaataattaaaaggttttattgACACAGCTGAGAATAGTAGATGACGAGGAATGGACAGGAGGTGAGTATTGATGCTGAGAGTTAGTTTGTCTGGAGAATAATGAAACTTGACTTGGATATTTCTCATAACGGGATCATTGGAGCTTAGAACTGGACACGGATGATCTGGAGGATAAGGTAAGTTTTCAAGGCAAGAAGCAAACAGCTACTCAAACTCAATAGACCGTCAGCGAGGTCCACTTCCTGTATAATGAGACCAGACACTGAGGAAACTGTTGTGTGCTTGCATGCAGTGTCTTAATGATGATGTTATTCAGCTGTGGCTGGTTAGCACCCAGGTGACAGGGAGCATTGTGGTTGGCTGACAGTTGTGCTGGATGGTGGTTGGCTGGTGGAAGAGACTGGCAGATACCTAACAATGTCACAATACCGCGACTATTTTTGGCCAGGGACATGATGTTGTTGTCGGACCAATGTTTGCTGGTCCCTTACCATCCCTTCTggattattaattttgtatattatgtaaaacttATCAcgcaaatgaaatgttaaaattctATACGTATTATAATTTTACGAACTAAATAATGCCAATTTGGCCAATCAGACTAAAGCAAGGTTTCATTTCTTATGCaaagcaatgttttttctttggttAAAATATGAAGACATTCTCCTGACATAATGTATTTGTGACTGTGAGGAGGAGAGACGTTCCAGATTGACTTCCAGATTAGCTGTTTATCAAAGGCTTTTAAAATGAGCACTTTACAAGTATATACTGTACTTAAATAGTGTTTTTGGACGCTTAATCGCATactattatgaaaatatattataaaatgtataaaatgacaTGTTACATGAGCTGAAAAAAGTCTTAAATAGAACTTAAAGGCAtcatattattgcttttttgtgtttttgaatatgGTTCAAGTGTGCTGCTAAATTTGATGACACTTTGGGTAAATTTACTATCTATTCTATTAAAACTTGAGTGTCATGTGTTTAAATACAATTGTTATAATATACTTAAGCATGACAGAAGATGTGGTATATATAATTAAGTTGAAAATTGGAAAACTCAATATAGCAATTTTAAGTAGTTAAGTTTTGACTTCCAGATTAAAGTCGGTCACCAATCGGCAAAGTCAATGCCTCGTCTTTACAAGAGTTCTTGCTCTCAACATCAGTGCATCTGCTGTTAAATGTTGCATATAGCATTTACTCTAGATTTTTGGCTTTATGGCTGattgaattcattaaaatgtgagTTTGGCAAGCAGTTTTGTTCTTATATAGTTTAGTAGAAACTGTACTTGCCTGGAAATGCATTTTCCTATCTGTCAGAAACTTTAAAATTGAAAGTTGCATTTATCCAAATGCTTGTTTTGCAGcaaaaatgttgcatatttGAAACAACGTCTTTATTTGTTACCACTTTTCAGGAACCTGGAATATTCGGCTGCTTACAAAGCTGCCCACAACATTGTTGAAAGATGGTGAAGAATGCATTGCAAATCTAGACAAAAGAAAATCGACGGATATTGGAGAAAGCGTTACAGCATCAGCTCTTTATTCTTCGAAAGTTAGAAACGAAAAGGTCAGTTAGAGGTAAGAACATTGTTTTATCTAAAGACATGCACACTGGCGAACGGGTTCACTCACTGTCGGTTTTTAGGCTTacgtatttaaaaatgctgtgtaTTTACAGATATCCAGGGCATTTAGACTTCTTGTGGGAGAAAAACCCATGGTATGGCATTTGGTTCAGTTGTTTTGCACTTTACTCATTAACTGAgtgaatgtttgtattttaagcattcctcttatttgtttttttaaatgaatatttttgaattgttttcaatgtaaatgaACAACATGCGTTaataaagagtttttaaaaattaataattttgtctGGAACTCATGATCTCAAAATTTTAACGGCATATACCTCgcaaataacatattttatacattgtATTCACATCTGGATATTAAActtaacaaatgtaataaagaaaaggagaaaaaaatcatCTAAATTACACGTTTAA
This window of the Puntigrus tetrazona isolate hp1 chromosome 22, ASM1883169v1, whole genome shotgun sequence genome carries:
- the LOC122327105 gene encoding adhesion G-protein coupled receptor G7-like, giving the protein MMDHFMLLLIFLSVFTNLTHELLFGSLNSGGAATTTTTTQSIPTTITTITTITTTTQSISTPVTTSNPTITTTQTTNTQSTTTPITTTIIPTTTALSTMTTPAPSTTTLTPSTASATTPNQLLTTSQPTGNTCPEETLNGLTFPLAAIGQISFSTQLCPPGTASAGVPLGSAQCLNLTLFHAFGGLKLLDCGLNLEVFESKANGTLEENINIASSVQMIASKPEQLTSQNITSAATIITNLLSGTMVNELVAESVVGTISQLMQTDKNQYSEDTYGAFESLTKTLEDFALNMININSGVLVQPNLVVQSIKLSNWTYEQVQFYNVTGLSENSNDLLLNIKLQNDSQNDSGNRNLSIGVVLYENDQFFNSKQFKSELDTKRRVVSASLTDKSLLDNVEFSIMPENISTSYDFACVFWDYAYSDWRTEGCVKIRDANGVHCKCNHTTNFAVLVSFRADYTYSEALNWISIVGCSLSIVGLVLTAVYQIKTRKQRGAISTMLLVNICICMTTYYLLFIFGINNPVQSSSVSEKNVIPSSDVQETVDQGPCTAITALLQYFLLSTFAWNILYAAHVFFLIRNALNGPPKAFRTIAMTVGWGLPAAIVGISLSTTYSFRNPLGYRQEAFCWLASLDKAGRFDPKRPMLWGFLLPLAVMLCFNTSLLVYFSQTICCANPNLKSSRGTPMKKKILSSFSLAVVLGLSWVVGYFVLITHEKTLYIILSVVFCLCNTTQGLQIFIFFTLLSFVKTRSRNKLDSKTESKAEP